The nucleotide sequence GGTGATTGCCAGAAGGCTTGGGCCGTTTCCGGAGATCATGGCTCAGCCCGGAGTGGGCGAACTGTTTGATACCAGCGATGACCTCATCGCCGCAATGCGTCGTCTTCAGCACGATCGTCCGTATCAGGAAGACAAGGCAGCAAACGAATATCGCTTGTACGTCGATCGATGGACCGAGAGTGCGGTGCTTCCACAATATCTCGACATTGTGGCCCGGGCCCACGCGGGGCGTTCCGGCCCTGGGGGAAGAGGTTCACGGGTTTGAAGGCGGTCCTCACCTATCATTCCATCGACGATTCGGGATCTGCAATATCCGTCGATCCGGTGAGCTTCCGGATGCATTTGAAATGGCTGAGCGGACGGGGAATACCGGTCGTGCCGCTTCGGTCCATACTCGCTTCAGCAAAGGGCACCGCGGTTGCCCTGACCTTCGACGATGGGTTTCGGAATTTCGACGACGTCGCGCTGCCGGTGCTGCGTGAGTACGGATTTCCGGCGTCACTTTTCGTCGTTCCGGGAAACGTGGGCAAGACCAACGCCTGGTCAGGTTCGGAGCGCTCACCCGGCATTCCAACGCTTCCGCTGCTCGACTGGGCGGGAATTGCTCGCGCCGCGGGGCACGGTATCGAGATCGGGGCACACAGCCGGTCTCATCCGTTCCTCAGCCGTATCACCCCGTCGCGGCTCCACGACGAGATCGTGGGTGCCGGAGACGACATCGACGCCGAGCTCGGCATCAGGCCGCAATCGTTCTGCTACCCTTATGGAGACTTTAACGCCGCGGTGGTTCAAGCTGCCGCGGCTGCGTACAACATCGCGGTGACGACTGAGCTTCGCGAGATCGATGACGGACCGGTTGATTCACATCTGGTCCCGAGGATCGACATGTACTACTTCCGCAATCAGGCGCAGCTGGAAAGTTTCGGAACGCCCGCCTTCTCCCGTTACCTCAGACTTCGTCGAGTCGGGCGCACTGTTCGGGGCCTGGTCTCGGGCGCGCTCGGATGGTAGTCGAGGGTGTGGCCCCCAGTGTCCCGGGGACGTGTTTCTACCGACCTATATCTTTGACAGCGAGCAGTGTTTCGTTTCACAAACCTTTCCGACCCGACGATGAAGCCAACGCGGCATGCGGCCCGGCAGTGGCGTTGTGCCAGCCACTGACCCCCCGAGAATATTCTCGCCCCAGTATTACGCGCGTATGCGGCTGCTCGAAGCGGACTCCTGGTGGAACGCAGCAATGCGGGACATCGGAGGCTCGCTGCTCGACGACGCTCGCTTGCCAGAGCGTGGATTGCTCATCGACGCCGGCTGCGGGTCGGGTCAGACCATCGCATGGTTTCAGGGGCACAGGCCAATGTGGACGGCAGCTGGTCTCGATGTTTCGCGAGAAGGATTGACCGTTGCTCGCAATTTCGGTCATCAGGTAGTACAAGCCTCTGCAACAGCGCTGTCACATCCGGATGCCTGCGCCGATCTGATAATCACGTTCGATGTGCTTCAGCATCTTCCGCTCGATGGAGGAGACAGCGACGCGCTATCCGAAATGTTTCGGGTGTTGAAGCCCGGCGGTGTTCTTCTGATCCGCACAAACGCACAGGCATTCCCTCGGGCCAGGGACGACCGCGATTACAACTTTCGAAAGTACACCCCGGAACTCCTGCGGCTCCGAGTCGATTCAGCGGGATTCGACATCGAAACTCTGGGTCGCGTCAATGCATTGCTGGGGCTGGCGGAGATTCCCCGTGAAATGCGCGCGCGACACAGTCAGTCTTCGGAGTATCACGGCATTCTCTCCGAGCCGCGCTCGACACGAAGTCTCGCCG is from Gemmatimonadaceae bacterium and encodes:
- a CDS encoding glycosyltransferase, yielding MAGEGSHGAALTSLAAGLDQVSFLGRLPPDQLGKYYRHAVSTIVPSVCFETFGVIIIESFRERTPVIARRLGPFPEIMAQPGVGELFDTSDDLIAAMRRLQHDRPYQEDKAANEYRLYVDRWTESAVLPQYLDIVARAHAGRSGPGGRGSRV
- a CDS encoding polysaccharide deacetylase family protein codes for the protein MKAVLTYHSIDDSGSAISVDPVSFRMHLKWLSGRGIPVVPLRSILASAKGTAVALTFDDGFRNFDDVALPVLREYGFPASLFVVPGNVGKTNAWSGSERSPGIPTLPLLDWAGIARAAGHGIEIGAHSRSHPFLSRITPSRLHDEIVGAGDDIDAELGIRPQSFCYPYGDFNAAVVQAAAAAYNIAVTTELREIDDGPVDSHLVPRIDMYYFRNQAQLESFGTPAFSRYLRLRRVGRTVRGLVSGALGW
- a CDS encoding class I SAM-dependent methyltransferase, with protein sequence MRLLEADSWWNAAMRDIGGSLLDDARLPERGLLIDAGCGSGQTIAWFQGHRPMWTAAGLDVSREGLTVARNFGHQVVQASATALSHPDACADLIITFDVLQHLPLDGGDSDALSEMFRVLKPGGVLLIRTNAQAFPRARDDRDYNFRKYTPELLRLRVDSAGFDIETLGRVNALLGLAEIPREMRARHSQSSEYHGILSEPRSTRSLAGIAKRRWLALEGRALRRGWQLPLGRTIFALCRRPA